The genome window AAATGCTAACAGAAAGCACACTTTCCCCCGACAACGCCATCTTTCGCGAAGTCATCCTCGCGGGTGATCACTGGGTTCACGAAGTCAAAGCAGGGCAGACCATCCGCATCCTCGACCTCGAAGGTAATCAAGCGGCGGACACCCTCTTCTATGATGCCCACGATCCGGAAAACCGCTACAGCGCATCGGACACGATTCAGCGTCAAGCCGCTCTGTATTTGACGACTGGCACCGAGCTGATTTCAAACCAAGGTGATGTCTTGCTAAAAATTACAGCAGACACCTGCGGTCGTCACGACACCGTCGGAGGAGCCTGCTCACGTGAGAGCAACACGATGCGCTACGCTCATGAGAAGGAGCACATGCACGCCTGCCGTGATAGTTTCATCTGTGGCTTGCAGCACTGGGGGCCAGACCTCGGTAAGCGTGATATCACATGCAATATCAATTTCTTCATGAACGTGCCTGTGACACCCGAAGGTAAACTCACCTTCGAAGACGGCATTTCCGCGCCAGGTCGTTACGTCGAGCTCACTGCAGCACGTGATGTGATCTGTCTTATTTCAAATTGCCCGCAGCTGAACAACCCCTGCAACGGCTATAATCCCACACCAGTCGAAGCAATAATCTGGGATAAATAATAGTGATACAGGCATTCCTGCCTGTGAGACCTGCATTAATTACAGACAGGAATGTCTGTGCCACTTTACCAAATATGTTTCAAAAAGTTCTCATAGCCAATCGTGGCGAAATCGCCTGCCGTATCATCCGCACGCTGGATGCATTGGGTGTTCAATCCGTAGCCATTTATTCCGATGCTGACCGCGACGCGCCACACGTTGCGATGGCGACTGAGAGCTATCGCATCGGGCCTGCACCTGTCAGTGAGAGCTACCTCAAAGTGGAGACGATTCTAGAGATTGCTGCGTCGAGTGGTGCGGAGGCAATTCATCCAGGCTATGGGCTGCTTAGTGAGAACGCGGACTTCGCAGATAAGTGCGAAGCAGCTGGACTTGCGTTTATCGGTCCATCTGGCGCACAAATGCTCGCCTTTGGTTTAAAGCACGAAGCACGTCGTCTGGCTGAGGAGAATTCCGTTCCCTTATTGCCTGGCAGTGGTTTGTTGCCTGATTGTGCGGCAGCGCTGATTGAGGCGGAGTCGATTGGTTATCCAGTGATGCTGAAGAGCACCGCGGGTGGCGGTGGTATCGGGATGCAGATCTGCGAAGACGCACCCGCATTGGAAGAAGCCTTTGATCGTGTTGAGCGTCTGAGCCAGAGTCACTTCGGGCAGGGTGGTATTTTCTTGGAGAAATTTGTGACACATGCACGTCACTTAGAAGTGCAGATCTTTGGCGATGGTGAAGGCAATGTGGTTTCCCTCGGTGTGCGCGACTGCTCGACGCAGCGTCGTAATCAGAAGGTGATTGAAGAGACACCACCTGCAAATGTATCCGAATCCGTGATACAAGGATTGCAAGTAACTGCGCTACAATTGTCGAAAGCGGTGAAGTATCGTTCCGCTGGCACCGTGGAATACATTTACGATAATGATACGGGCGAGTATTACTTCCTTGAAGTAAATACGCGGCTACAGGTTGAGCACGGTGTGACCGAATTGGTGACGGGCGTCGATCTGGTTGCATGGATGGTGCAGCTGGCTGCAGGTGATATGAACCTTTCTGCAGAGGCCGAAATCGTGCCTCAAAAAGGACACGCCATTCAGACGCGCTTGTATGCGGAGAATCCACACAAGGACTTTCAGCCGTCCAGTGGCTTGTTGACACGCGTCAGCTTTCCGGAAGGTGTGCGTTGCGATCATTGGGTCTGCTCTGGTTCTGAAGTGAGTCCGTATTATGATCCATTGCTCGCGAAGCTGCAGGTCTACGCAGAGGATCGCCCTGCTGCAGTGGACGCCATCGCAGGAGCACTCGAAGCGACGCGCTTGGATGGCATTGAGACGAACTTGGATTATTTGCGCTCCGTCGTAGCAGCCGAGACCTTTGTCTCTGGCAATGTGGTGACGAAGACCTTGGCATCGCATGACTATCAGCCAGCGACCTTTGAGATCTTACGCTCTGGCACGATGACGACAGTGCAGGACTTTCCTGGACGTGTCGGTTATTGGGAAGTCGGTGTGCCACCTTCGGGGCCAATGGATTCGCTTTCGTTCCGATTGGGCAATCGTCTGCTCGGCAACGATTTCGATGATTCTGGTTTGGAAATTACAGCAACGGGGCCACGACTCCAGTTTCACACGACAACAACAGTGGTGCTGACAGGTGCAACGATGTCCGCGACGCTCGATGGCGAAGCGGTTGAATTTTATCGCCCCTTCGAAGTGGATGCAGGGTCGATTCTAGACATCGGTAAACTAAGCGGTGCCGGTGTGCGTAGCTACCTGCTAGTCAAAGGTGGAATTGATGTGCCACAGTATTTGGGCAGTCGTTCGACGTTCACACTCGGTCAGTTTGGTGGCCACGGGGGACGCGCCTTGCGTCTAGGCGACGTCTTGCACTTAAATCGTAGGGGCTTTGCTTGCGAAGACCGCGAAGGCAAATTGGGTGGCGAATACGCGATACTGCCTGAGGCGAATCAACCACAGTTCACGAATACATGGGATATCGCTGTGCTCTACGGACCACACGGTGCACCTGAGTTTTTCACGCCGCAAGATATTGAGACGTTCTTTCAGAATGAATGGGAAGTGCATTACAACTCCGCACGCACAGGTGTGCGCCTGATCGGCCCGAAGCCTGAATGGGCACGCACCGATGGGGGCGAGGCTGGTTTGCATCCTTCAAACATTCATGACAATGCATATGCGATCGGTGCGATTGATTTTACCGGCGACATGCCAGTGATCCTAGGGCCCGACGGGCCGAGTCTGGGTGGCTTTGTGTGCCCTGCGACGATTATTGAATCCGAGCGCTGGAAGATGGGGCAGCTCAAGCCCGGTGATAAGGTGCGCTTCCGCTGTGTCTCACGCGAAGAGGCTGAGTCGCTGCGCAATATTCACGAAGAAGGCCTTGCGACTTTGCAGCCAGACTACCGTGTGCCAACCGAGGTGCGCATCCCCGAGCCGAGTGAAGCCATCTTGGTGGACGATGGCGAAGGCGCAGATCGCTTGGTGATTCGCCAAGCAGGCGACGCCTATGTTTTGGCCGAGATCGGGCCGATGGCCTTGGACTTTAAATTGCGCTTCCATATCCACGTGCTTTACGAGGCACTGAAGAAGGAATTGTTCGAAGGCATTGAAGATTTAACACCGGGTATTCGTTCGTTGCAGGTGCATTTTGATCCGGGCGCGGTCAGTGCTGAATCAATTGCTGCGTGGATTCATGCGGCCAACGATGCCTTGCCGCCATTGGAAGACGTGACCGTGCCCTCGCGTATTGTGCACATGCCATTGTCGTGGGATGATCCTTCGACGCAGGAAGCGATTCAGAAGTATGTGCAGTCGGTGCGTGCGGATGCACCATGGTGCCCTGACAATATTGAATTTATTCGACGTATCAATGGTTTGGATACGCGAGAAGATGTTTACAACGTGGTGTTTAACGCGAGCTACGTGGTGCTGGGACTCGGTGATGTGTATCTCGGTGCGCCCGTGGCGACACCGCTCGATCCGCGTCATCGTTTGGTTACGACGAAGTATAACCCTGCTCGCACATGGACGCCTGAAAACGCGGTTGGAATCGGCGGCGCTTACATGTGTATTTATGGTATGGAAGGGCCGGGCGGCTATCAATTCGTTGGGCGCACAGTGCAGGTTTGGAATCGCTATAATACGACGCCGTCGTTCAAGGAAGGGAAGCCATGGTTGCTACGCTTCTTCGATCAGATCCGTTACTATCCAGTGTCGACAGAGGAGTTGGAAACCTTGCGCCATGACTGCCCGCAAGGGCGCTTTAATCCAAAGATTGAAGAAGGTTCGTTTAGCCTTGGTGAGTATCAAGCCTTTCTCAAAGAGAATGATACGAGCATTACTGAATTTAAAACTAAGCAACAGGCCTCCTTCGATGCCGAGCGCGCTCGCTGGGATGCAGCCGGGCTTTCCGCTTATGTCGAAGAAGAAGGCGGCGGCGTGATTGAAGATGCGGAAGCCTTGCCCGAAGGGGCTGAACCGGTTGAAAGCCCTGTGGCAGGTAGTGTCTGGAAGGTGTTGATCAGTGAGGAGGACGTCTCTGTGAAAGAGGGTGATACTTTGGCGATTTTAGAATCCATGAAGATGGAGATTAAAGTCGACGCACCTATTTCTGGTAAATTGATCTCTGTGCAATGCAAGGAAGGGCAAGCGATGTCGCCCGGCCAAGTGCTGTTTGGGATTCTGCCGGAGTAATTTTTTAAACGTAGGGGTGCTGCTTGCGGCACCCGCGAACGACTGGAGCTTTCGGTCTTTTTTGAGAGCGACGAACGTTCGCGGGCTTCGCAAGCAAAGCCCCTACGATAGAATTTGTTTATGAAATCTTTAGATATTGAAACCTTACGGAGCGCGTATGCTTCCAAAGAACTCACTCCACGTGGATTGTTGGCCTCGATTCGGGAGACGATTGCTGCGGCCGATAATCCCAATGTTTGGATTTACCTGCTGAGTGATGCGGAGCTTGAGCCGTATCTGGAGCGATTAGAGGGGCTCGATCCAGAGAGCCTGCCACTGTATGGCATTCCTTTTGGTATTAAAGATAACATTGATTTGGTCGGCATACCAACCACGGCGGCGTGCCCAGAATTTGAATATACGCCTGAATATTCATCGCCTGTGGTGGAGCAGTTGATTGAGGCTGGCGCGATTCCGATTGGTAAAACCAACCTAGATCAATTTGCGACAGGTCTTGTTGGCACGCGCACGCCGTATGGTGCGCCACGCAATCCCTATGCGAACGATCGCGTGCCAGGTGGGTCAAGCTGTGGCTCGGCGGTCGCACTGTCCGAAGGCATGGTCAGTTTTTCACTCGGCACGGATACGGCAGGTTCTGGTCGCGTGCCTGCTGCATTTAATAAGCTTTGGGGTGTGAAGCCGAGTAAAGGGCGTCTGAGCACCAGTGGGCTAGTGCCTGCATGTCGCACTTTGGACTGTATTTCAATTTTCGCGCTCAATGCAGTTGATAGTCAGACGGTATTAAAAGTCGCTGAAGGGTATGATGTGGAAGATGCGTATTCGCAGGCGACTTTGGATAAGCCTTTGGTAAACACGAAAGTGATTGGCATACCACAAGCGGATCAGTTGATGTTTTTTGGAGATGCAGACTATGAGGGTGCGTGGGTGCAGGCGGTCGATGACCTCCAATCGCAAGGTTGGGAAGTGGTCGAAATCGATTTCGAGCCGTTCTTGAATGCCGCCCGTCTCCTGTATGAAGGTCCGTGGGTGTCCGAGCGTTACACCGTGTTAGAGGATTTTCTGAAGACCAATCCCGAAGCCTTTTATTCTGCGACGAAGCAGATCATTGGCGGCGGAGCGGATCATTCCGCACGCGATGCCTTTGCGGCGACGTATCGCTTAGCAGAGCTACGGCGCGAATCCGAGGCAGTCTGGGATGGGCTGACGGCGATCGTTACACCGACCGCTGGTGGTTTTCCGACCTTAGCAGATATGGAGGCGGATCCGATTGGGCCGAATTCGCAGCTCGGGTATTATACCAACTTTATGAACTTGCTGGATCTCTGCGCCGTGGCGGTGCCTGCAGGGGAGAGTGCGACTGGACTGCCGTTTGGGCTCACTTGGATTGCCCCGCGCGATACTGACAAGGCCCTGATCGAAGTTGCGAGCAAAGGGCCGTCGGCGCTCAAGCCAGACGCGACGCTCTCGATTCTACTCTTCGGAGCGCACATGCACGGCTTGCCGTTGAACAGTCAAGTGCTCGGGCTCGGCGGCAGCTTTGTTGGCAACGTGCAGACAGCGCCGCTTTATAAGATGGTGTATCTGCCAGAGCCCGCACCGCATCGCCCGGGGATCGTGCGTATTGCTGAAGGTGGCGTGTCCATCGCCGCCGAAGAGTGGTGTTTCCCGAAAGCGGCACTCGGTGAGTTGTTGGCTACGATTCAGCAACCTCTAGGGCTGGGGCAGTTGGAGCTTACGGATGGCCGCAAGGTGCATGGATTTTTGTGCGAAGCGGTCGTAGCGGAAGTCGCTGAAGATATTTCAGTAAGCGGTGGCTGGCGTCAGTTCTTGGCGCGGGGGTAGGCTCGCGCTCATCATACTTTGTGAAAAGTGGCACGCCTCATACGAACCTGTTGTATGTGTGGGTTACTCGGGGAGGGACGGCCTCCGCGCCGTCCGCCGAGCCTCAGCACAGAACCAAAGCACCAGCACACCGCAAGACGAGGCGGAGCTCGTCCCTCCCCAATGGGTTGAGCTAGAAATCACAATTTTTGATGCGCGCCAGTATGGTGCGGAATAAGGACGGCGTAGACAGGCAGAAATGCCTGTTTCACTTAATATTACGCTCGCTTCGCCTTTTCCTCGAAGTAGATCTTTTGCAAGGCTGCAAAGTCTTCGCCACGGGAGCCGCTGAGGATGGTGTGGTCGTAGAGTTCGTGCTGCTGCATCTCGGCGCTGGCGACTTTCATGCGGCGCTGGATCTGGTCTTCGTCGTCGGTGGCGCGGCCGCGGAGGCGTTGCTCGAGCTCTTCCAGCGTGCGGGGCATGATGAAGACGGTGACGACGTTGCCCTTGAGCAGTGGATCGCTTTGAGCCATTTCACGCATTTGCGCAGCACCTTGCACGTCGATGTTGAGTAGTAGGTCGGTGCCGACAGCTAATTTGTCCTGCACTTCGCTTTTGAGGGTGCCGTAGATGTTACCATGCACGTGGGCATACTCGTAAAAGTGACCTTCGGCGATTTTCTGCTCAAAGGTGGCGTGATCGAAGAAGTAGTAGTCGACATGATCCTTCTCATTGCCGCGTGGCTTGCGGGTGGTTGAGGTGACGACGCGCCAAAGCGCTGGTTCTTCGGCCAGCATGCGATCGCAGAGCGTCGTCTTGCCGCTCCCTGCGGGGCCAGAAACAATGATGAGGAGACCAGGCTTCGGGTTTTTCATAGTTGAGGACTTAATATGTGAATGCGACGCCGATTAGCAAGAGCCCATAGGCGGCAAAGACACCACCGAAGATGCGTGGCCGATTGTCGGCTTTGTAGAGCCAGTCGAAGAAATCACGCAGCTTGTAGGGATTCGCACCGAGGATGAGGGAGACCACGATGGCGGCGTAAATAAAGGTGACGAGAAAGAGCCGCGCTTGTGGCAGCTGCATATAGGCGGCATCGAGTAGCACGCCGGAAGTTAGCAGTGTTAAGGCTGCAAGTCCGCGCACTGCGAGGAAGTCAGGCACGAAGTAAAACGAGCCGACGGCAGTGACGAGGAAGATGAGGAACAGGATTTTTTTGTATTGGCCAAAGTCGGCGGGGCCGAGGTTCAGGACTTTATACAGGAACCATGCTGCGGCAGTGCCGAGTAGCAGATACGCTGCAGCGGTCGAGCGCGGGAAGGCTTGCGTGCGCTTGGCGGTCTTCATGCCGTGCCATAAATAGTGTCCGCCGAAGGCGATGAGGAAGATCCCCGTGTAGAGTGTGGCTTGGAAAAGTGTCATGATGAGAGCGGTTGATCGCTAATGCGTAATCGCAGATGGATAATGGCTAATGACTACAGCCGTGCGTGAAAGGAAAAAATGTTTCGGCGAGCTATGATTTCATGCCAGAGATGATTTATATCCGCATGGTAGATTCGTAGGATTTAGACATGCTGAGTCGTTACTAGTGTGACGCTCAATGTCATTCAATTGTAAAACGCCGATGGTTCAGAATGCGCTGCAGGGTTCTTATGACTTTCATGGAAAAGAAAGATAAGAACCCTGTTTTGAGTCTCAATGCCTATCGTGGCCTATCGTGGCCTGATTGAGTGGTTGGGAATTAGATCCGCTTCCGTCTGCGTGCAACGAAGAATACCGATGTTAGGCCTAAGACCAGGGCGTAGGTGCTTGGTTCTGGAACTGCCTGGACGCTAATATTTGCGTAGTTGACTTCAGGGTGTCCAGCAGAGCCGCTTGTTGCTCCAAAGAAAAATGCAACGTCGCTTGTCCCGTCGTAGGTAAAAGCGATGCTTTGGTTATTTCCTGTGGATTGCACTAATAGCGAGCCCAGTTCAGTTGAGACGGCACTACCTGTGGTTCGCAAGGTGCCTGACTGAGTATCGACGATCAGAGCGCTATCAGTTGTGTTATAGCCGCTACCGCTCCAGATATTAACGTTACCCGTGTTTTCGGGGCCACTGCTATGATATGTCACGTCGAAAGTTAGCTCATAGTCACCCGGAACGTTGAAATAGCTTGAGTCAAAGACCATCGCAGCGCCACGAAAAGTAGGAGATGTGGAAGCTGTCTCTAGCACACCGTTGTTCATCTCCGCTTCTGCGGTAGCACTCCCCACCCACTCATTGTAGTTTACTACGTTACCGAAATGGCCGCCGATATAGCCATTCGGATTGATTACTACATCGGTGGTGGGAAAGTTGATTGCTGCCTGGGCTGTTGAGCTAATGCTGTGCGTCATGATGACGAGGCCAATTGTGTATAGAATTGATTTCATTGCGGTTATTATGGAAATACGTGCTTATTTTCATTTGAATGAACCTTATACAATCAAAAATCTAAGGTGTTCCACCTATGTGCGGATGGATTTGCAAAATTTAATGCTTCTGCTTGTTCGTATGATTTGAGCTAATGTGACTATGGATTTAAAACTAGCAGGCTCGGTGCATCCGATTGATTTGATTGTGTTCGACTGTGACGGGGTGCTGCTCGATACGATGGCGGCAAAGATCGAGGCGTTTCGGAGCTGGGTGCCAGAGGCGCACGCAGAGCTACGCGACGCATTTATGGAGATCGTCATGCATGGTTTCGGTAAGAGTCGCACCTATCATATCGCGAGTTTTTACCGTGAACTATTGAAGCAAGAGCCAGATCCGGCATTTTTGGTGGCGGAGGTCGATCGATTTACCGATCTCTGTGAGCCTTTATGTGCCGCTGCCGGTTGGCGAATTGGTTCGCGGGAATTTGTGGAGGCTTGTCGTGCGGCTGAGATTCCGCGCTACGTGCTGTCTGGCACGCCGCAAGCTCCGCTAGAGCAGATGTTGGCTTCGGCCAATGGCACGGAGTGGTTTGATGTGATCATTGGCTCTCCACCTGCGAAGCCGGAGAGTATGGAGCGCATTTTAGCTGAGACAGGCACACCAGCGCATCGGACGGTGTTTGTCGGCGATGCCAATGCGGATCACGAGGCGGCGCTACATGTGGGGGCGCATTTCGTCTATTTTCCGTCAGAGGCACCCGCACCGGTCAGAGAGGTGCCGACGCAGGTTAACGATCTTCGGGAGTTGTTGGTCGAAACGGAATAAAGCGCATCATGGCTTGGACTTTGAGCTCCATGTGTGTGGGGTCTTGAGGAATGAACCATTGCCCATCGGGGCGCTTCTTTAGGAGTCCGCGGTAGAGTTGCCCCCAGGTGGCGAGCGTGATGTAGCCTGAGCGATCGGCTCGTATCAGGGTGGCGGCGTGGTCGTTCAGCATTTTCCCTGTGCTATGAGATTTGGGGGTGACGATTAAGTAGCCCGATCGAAAGTTTTGCATGGTATCGATCAGGTCGTTGAGCTTCAGAGGTGCTTTAATGATATCGGTATGGATACGAACTTCGTTTTTAGAATTCTCACGGACGATCGCATCCATCACCATGGCAGTATCTAGATCACTCACTCCGTTTTCCTCGGTTCGAACCGATCCGGTCTGTTTAGAGAGGCGGGAGTCGATCTCTCGAAATAGTTTGAATTTATAGTTTTCGGTGTTGGCGTCGCGAAAGGATGGCTGGATGAGCCCATACTTTTCATACCAAACCAAGATATTGAGCATCGCGGTCGGGCCGCAGGCGCTTTGTGGGGTAGGATACTTTCCTTGATCCTCGGATAGCATGCTTAGCCGATTCATCGAGTTATTCGTGCGCTCGGTGCCGCGTAAGGTGCGTCGGTAGAATTGGAATGTCCCAGTGTCCTTGTTCTGCTCGCGTTCGACAATTTTGAAGTCACGTTCTGCTGGTGCTCTGCCGGCGATGGCAATTGAGGGGAGTGCTGAAAATGAGAGTGCGAGAAATGTGACGATGGGTAGTAGTTTCATTTTTAGGCTCTTTTACCATGTAAATGACAGGGAAGTAAAGGGATGCACCATTAAATACTGTAATGTATTTAATTAGAGTTGCCATGTTACAGTTACGTCACCATAAAAATTCGCTGTTTAAACAACAACAAACTACATATGAACTACACTAAACTATCTATCGTGTCTCTTGGCCTTGCTGCTGCGGGATCTTTTGTTAACGCCGCTGACGAGGGCTTCGTTCTCTTCGGGGATGATGTCGCAAAACCTGCGGCAGAAGAGAAAGCCGTGCGCCCGATTTCGGCTCCATATTACCACGAAGACTCATTCGTCACGACTGACCTCCGTGCATGGTATGTGAACCATCAGCTCGGCGAAATTAACGGCAGTGTCGACGTTGCAGCGCTTCAGGTGCGTGTTGCGCTGACTGAGAGCCTTCAATTGGTGGCTTATAAGGATGGTTACACGAACTTTAAAGATACTGACATTGACGGTCTTGTCAGCGATGGCTGGAACGACGTGGGTGCTGGTATCAAGTGGGCATTCATTCAGGACTGGGAAAACCAGTTCCACATGGCAGTCGGTGCTGGTTACGAGTTTGGCTGGGGCGACGATGAAGTTTTACAGGACACAGAGGAGTATCGCCTCTGGTTGTCTGCGAATAAGGGCTTTGATAAGCTCCACCTCGGTGTGACGGTGAACTACCTGATCGCGGATGATACTGAAGCGAATGTGCTTGGTAGCTCAGACATGCTAACAGTGCACTTGCACGCGGACTACTACTTAACTGAGTGGCTCAGCCCAGTCATTGAAGTCAACGGTTACTTCGTGCAGGATGAAGGTAAGAACTCTCTAGATATCCCATTCTCCGGAGTCGATGCAGCGAGCATTGGCGGTGGTGAAGATAACGATACTATCACAGGTGTGCTTGGCTTCGAGCTACGTCCTTTGGGCGACGATCTTGGTTTGCGTGCTGCGTATGAGACACAGCTGAACGATGATGACAGCCTCTTCGGCTACCGTTGGACGTTCTCTGCAGTTTACGAATTCTAAGCGCTGCTTGATTCAAATTTTCAACTCATAGAGTTTTGTTTGGGGCGATTCCGCGTGAGTGGAGTCGCCCTTTTTGTTTTGGAGATTTTCGTTGAGGTAGCGCGGTGCTTTAGACCGCGTGCCGAGCCAATGCCGTCGGAGCCCAGTTAGCGAACCTCTATAGAACTGCGGCTAAAGCGTGCAGCTACTACGGCTAAAGCTGCTCGACCGTATAACCACGGTTCTTTAAGAGCGCGAGGATGCCATCTTTACTTGCGGCATGTGCGGCGCCGACGAGCACGAACTCAATTTCCGGAGTCTTCATGTAGGCTTCGATCTGTGGAATCCAGCGGCGGTTGCGATCGACCAGCAGCTTCGAGTAGAGCTCGGGATAATCGACCATGTCTGAGATGAAGAGCGCCTCGATTTGGGCTAAGTCGCCTGAGCGCCATGCGGCAATGAGTTCGTTAAACAGCTCTTTCATGTGACTGAGATCTTCGAGCCCGTAGAGGACCAGCTCATCTTCGATGCCTTCGCCCATGGAGGTGAGGAGATCGATCTGAAATTCGGGTGTCTCGAGGGAGTCCACTGATTTGCCGTCCTTGAGCCCGCGTGCGTGATAATGCATATCAACGCCTTCCTCCGTGACACCCGCCTTGGTCAGCTCTTGCATGGTGAGCATCATCATGACCATGCCGGGCTTGAGGGAATTGAGCAGCTCGATCGGTAGTCCACTTTGTTTGCCTTGCTTCGCTAAGGCTGCGTAGGCATCGGCCGAGAGCACGGATTTGAGTGTGCGCCCATCGCTGTAGCTTGCTTTGGCGAGGAGCTGCATTGCAAAGGCGGGATCTTGTGCCGCAGCCGGATCGATCTCGAAGACCAGGGTGTCGGCGGCCTCATAGGCTTGGTCGAATTCGGCTGGTAGCGGATAGTCGGTGCTGCGCAGCACATGGCAGGTGCCGCCGATGTAGAGCGATTGTTCGCCTTTAGAAATTTTCCAGACGGAGCTGTCAGCAAGTAATGCAGCGGGGAGTAGGGCAAGGAGTAGGGCGGGGATTTTTAACATATATTCAGGAGTTAGAAGTAAGGAGTCAGAAGTTAGGCTTTTAGGATGAGTGCCCCGGCTTCGGGAAATCGCCTAGCATAGCTGGCGATGTAGGAGCATTGTGGGATGACCTGCAGACCATCGGCGCGTGCGCAGTCAAAAGCTGCTTTGGCGAGTATGCCCGCGATGTTTTGTCCACGTAGTTCGACCGGAACAAAGGTGTGATGGATGGTCATCACTTGGTCGACTAAGTGGTATTCGAGCACGGCCGTCGCATCGTCGACGTTGATCTCGAAACGTGAGTGATCTGGAAGATGTATAACTGTGGGCATTGGAGTCAATGAGGATGGAGGCCTAGAAATTGTGCGTAGCAGTGAATGTTAAGTCTTCCCTCTCAAGTTTCAAGTTTCCCCTCTCAGGTCTCAAGTCTCCGCTCTCAGGTCTCCGCTCTCAGGTCTCCGTTCTCAGGTCTCCGTTCTCATTTAACAGGGCGTTCATACCAGAAGCCGCACAGCTTACGTGAGCGCACGGCGATCGGCACAAGCATCATAAAAAAGATCCAGCCGAGCATTCTCGGGCCGCTATACCATTGTAGTTTGCGAGCAGAGGTGCGAGCCGGCGCGCCGATAATAATGTCGAAGCTCATGTCGCGCCCTTTGCCCCATTTGCGTAGCAAGCGTGAGAGGCGCACTTCTTCGCTGGCGTAGAGCTTTTGGTCAAATCCGCCGATGTCTTCAAAGGCATCGCGCCGACAAAAGAGGAAGCTCCCTGCGGCGGTGCGTGTGAGTTGAGAAATACGTTTCCAGATGGCGATGCTGGTTCGGCCAAT of Lentimonas sp. CC4 contains these proteins:
- a CDS encoding urea amidolyase associated protein UAAP2, with the translated sequence MLTESTLSPDNAIFREVILAGDHWVHEVKAGQTIRILDLEGNQAADTLFYDAHDPENRYSASDTIQRQAALYLTTGTELISNQGDVLLKITADTCGRHDTVGGACSRESNTMRYAHEKEHMHACRDSFICGLQHWGPDLGKRDITCNINFFMNVPVTPEGKLTFEDGISAPGRYVELTAARDVICLISNCPQLNNPCNGYNPTPVEAIIWDK
- the gmk gene encoding guanylate kinase: MKNPKPGLLIIVSGPAGSGKTTLCDRMLAEEPALWRVVTSTTRKPRGNEKDHVDYYFFDHATFEQKIAEGHFYEYAHVHGNIYGTLKSEVQDKLAVGTDLLLNIDVQGAAQMREMAQSDPLLKGNVVTVFIMPRTLEELEQRLRGRATDDEDQIQRRMKVASAEMQQHELYDHTILSGSRGEDFAALQKIYFEEKAKRA
- the atzF gene encoding allophanate hydrolase, whose product is MKSLDIETLRSAYASKELTPRGLLASIRETIAAADNPNVWIYLLSDAELEPYLERLEGLDPESLPLYGIPFGIKDNIDLVGIPTTAACPEFEYTPEYSSPVVEQLIEAGAIPIGKTNLDQFATGLVGTRTPYGAPRNPYANDRVPGGSSCGSAVALSEGMVSFSLGTDTAGSGRVPAAFNKLWGVKPSKGRLSTSGLVPACRTLDCISIFALNAVDSQTVLKVAEGYDVEDAYSQATLDKPLVNTKVIGIPQADQLMFFGDADYEGAWVQAVDDLQSQGWEVVEIDFEPFLNAARLLYEGPWVSERYTVLEDFLKTNPEAFYSATKQIIGGGADHSARDAFAATYRLAELRRESEAVWDGLTAIVTPTAGGFPTLADMEADPIGPNSQLGYYTNFMNLLDLCAVAVPAGESATGLPFGLTWIAPRDTDKALIEVASKGPSALKPDATLSILLFGAHMHGLPLNSQVLGLGGSFVGNVQTAPLYKMVYLPEPAPHRPGIVRIAEGGVSIAAEEWCFPKAALGELLATIQQPLGLGQLELTDGRKVHGFLCEAVVAEVAEDISVSGGWRQFLARG
- the uca gene encoding urea carboxylase, which codes for MFQKVLIANRGEIACRIIRTLDALGVQSVAIYSDADRDAPHVAMATESYRIGPAPVSESYLKVETILEIAASSGAEAIHPGYGLLSENADFADKCEAAGLAFIGPSGAQMLAFGLKHEARRLAEENSVPLLPGSGLLPDCAAALIEAESIGYPVMLKSTAGGGGIGMQICEDAPALEEAFDRVERLSQSHFGQGGIFLEKFVTHARHLEVQIFGDGEGNVVSLGVRDCSTQRRNQKVIEETPPANVSESVIQGLQVTALQLSKAVKYRSAGTVEYIYDNDTGEYYFLEVNTRLQVEHGVTELVTGVDLVAWMVQLAAGDMNLSAEAEIVPQKGHAIQTRLYAENPHKDFQPSSGLLTRVSFPEGVRCDHWVCSGSEVSPYYDPLLAKLQVYAEDRPAAVDAIAGALEATRLDGIETNLDYLRSVVAAETFVSGNVVTKTLASHDYQPATFEILRSGTMTTVQDFPGRVGYWEVGVPPSGPMDSLSFRLGNRLLGNDFDDSGLEITATGPRLQFHTTTTVVLTGATMSATLDGEAVEFYRPFEVDAGSILDIGKLSGAGVRSYLLVKGGIDVPQYLGSRSTFTLGQFGGHGGRALRLGDVLHLNRRGFACEDREGKLGGEYAILPEANQPQFTNTWDIAVLYGPHGAPEFFTPQDIETFFQNEWEVHYNSARTGVRLIGPKPEWARTDGGEAGLHPSNIHDNAYAIGAIDFTGDMPVILGPDGPSLGGFVCPATIIESERWKMGQLKPGDKVRFRCVSREEAESLRNIHEEGLATLQPDYRVPTEVRIPEPSEAILVDDGEGADRLVIRQAGDAYVLAEIGPMALDFKLRFHIHVLYEALKKELFEGIEDLTPGIRSLQVHFDPGAVSAESIAAWIHAANDALPPLEDVTVPSRIVHMPLSWDDPSTQEAIQKYVQSVRADAPWCPDNIEFIRRINGLDTREDVYNVVFNASYVVLGLGDVYLGAPVATPLDPRHRLVTTKYNPARTWTPENAVGIGGAYMCIYGMEGPGGYQFVGRTVQVWNRYNTTPSFKEGKPWLLRFFDQIRYYPVSTEELETLRHDCPQGRFNPKIEEGSFSLGEYQAFLKENDTSITEFKTKQQASFDAERARWDAAGLSAYVEEEGGGVIEDAEALPEGAEPVESPVAGSVWKVLISEEDVSVKEGDTLAILESMKMEIKVDAPISGKLISVQCKEGQAMSPGQVLFGILPE